A single region of the Methanococcoides sp. AM1 genome encodes:
- the nadA gene encoding quinolinate synthase NadA, producing the protein MQDMKDIIDRINTLKAKHNAVILAHNYQRPEVQDIADFTGDSLGLSQQVVYSDADVIVFCGVDFMAESAAILSPEKTVLLPDKDAGCPMAEMVDVISLDDVKKEHPDAAVVCYVNSSAEIKAQCDICCTSANAIDVVNSIEEDEIIFVPDKNLGTYVSHFTDKKIITWEGFCPTHHQMRAPDVIKAKEEHPDALFLAHPECRTEVLDLADEVLSTTGILKYAKNSDAKEFIIGTENGLLHRLRKENPDKKFYYVSEFTICTNMKITTLESVLNSLEKMEYVITVPEETRLKAKEALDRMLAVKRTM; encoded by the coding sequence ATGCAGGACATGAAAGATATAATTGACAGGATAAATACCCTGAAAGCAAAACATAATGCAGTTATCCTTGCCCACAATTACCAGCGTCCGGAAGTACAGGACATTGCGGATTTCACAGGTGATTCCCTGGGACTCAGCCAGCAGGTGGTCTATTCAGACGCTGATGTCATCGTTTTCTGTGGAGTGGATTTCATGGCAGAGAGTGCTGCAATACTCAGTCCGGAAAAGACTGTACTCTTGCCTGATAAAGATGCAGGTTGTCCGATGGCTGAAATGGTCGATGTGATCTCCCTTGACGATGTAAAGAAAGAACACCCGGATGCAGCCGTGGTCTGCTATGTAAATTCCTCTGCTGAGATCAAGGCCCAGTGTGATATTTGCTGTACATCTGCAAATGCCATTGATGTGGTCAACTCCATTGAAGAGGACGAGATCATCTTTGTCCCTGACAAGAACCTCGGCACCTATGTTTCACATTTCACTGACAAGAAGATCATTACATGGGAAGGTTTCTGTCCAACCCATCACCAGATGCGTGCACCGGATGTCATCAAGGCAAAAGAAGAGCATCCTGACGCACTGTTCCTGGCACATCCGGAATGCAGGACAGAAGTACTGGACCTTGCAGATGAGGTTCTCAGTACTACAGGAATACTCAAGTATGCAAAGAACTCTGATGCAAAGGAATTCATCATTGGAACTGAGAACGGCTTGCTCCACAGGTTAAGGAAAGAGAATCCTGACAAGAAGTTCTACTATGTGTCCGAGTTCACTATCTGTACTAACATGAAGATCACAACCCTGGAGTCAGTGCTCAATTCACTTGAGAAAATGGAATATGTGATCACAGTTCCTGAAGAAACAAGGCTCAAAGCAAAAGAAGCACTTGACAGGATGCTTGCGGTAAAACGCACTATGTAA
- a CDS encoding heavy-metal-associated domain-containing protein, which produces MVETTIKVEGMSCGHCQMAVTKAISSVEGVSSVDVDLEKGEANVSYDPQTADLDTIKKAINGAGYKA; this is translated from the coding sequence ATGGTTGAAACAACTATAAAAGTAGAGGGAATGTCCTGTGGACATTGCCAGATGGCTGTTACAAAAGCAATATCCAGTGTTGAAGGTGTCTCTTCTGTTGATGTCGATCTTGAGAAAGGAGAAGCTAATGTTTCCTACGATCCACAAACAGCAGATCTTGACACAATTAAAAAAGCAATCAATGGTGCCGGATATAAGGCCTGA
- a CDS encoding heavy metal translocating P-type ATPase, with protein sequence MKVTIDVHGMTCMHCHDRITKVISSLEGVESVEVSLEENNATVSFDPEKVTLDEIKQAVEDAGYDTREDSGSEDPSEISTRSSTETPSEEPVEEPVEEPVEDTTGKPADSTLKVTGMTCAACALRIEDALKKQPGVLSATVNLPLEKASVTYDPKLITTNKLEDTIVDTGYGVLKDEIDFDVGGMACAACASNIERALRKLDGVSNASVNFPMSSAHAEYDSSKVSVADMLSAIDGIGYTASVKKEGRPADREQAARDLEITHQRNNLLIAFLLTIPIALGGMSGGFPQYLYFVPPILADRIVLFVLTTIVMAFPGRQYFVGAYKGLRHGSADMNLLIATGTGAAYTISVVTSFIDLGPGYQHTFFDSAAMLITFITFGRYLEAKARGRTSEAIRKLIGLQARTARVMKNGEEIEVAVEDVVTGDIVVVRPGEKLPVDGIVTEGTSSIDESMITGESIPVEKNVGDQIIGATVNGTGSFRFEATKVGADTALSQIIKLVEDAQTSKAPIQRIADFVAGRFIVAVIAIALLSFLFWLFIGYNMFDVGQYSVITSPFLFSLLIGITVLVISCPCAVGLATPVAIMVGTGKGAENGILIKGGEALEVSRKINTIIFDKTGTLTEGKPVLTDIIAFGEHTEDEVLSLAATTEKGSEHPLGEAIVNAAVDKSVPILDVSSFDSIPGHGVKAVIKEQEVLLGTRKLMADSNVDVSSLTGRLEELEHQGKTAMLVSVDGNATGIVAVADTLKANSIEAVSRLKEMGLEVVMITGDNSRTASAIASKAGIDRVLSEVLPEDKAAEVRKLQDEGKTVAMVGDGINDAPALTQAEVGIAMGAGTDVAIESAQIVLIRNDLLDVVASLRLSRLTMRKIKQNLFWAFGYNSLGIPIAAGVLYPVFHQVLVTPAMAAAFMAMSSVSVVTNSLLMKRSRIK encoded by the coding sequence ATGAAAGTCACGATCGATGTCCATGGAATGACCTGCATGCATTGCCATGACAGGATTACGAAAGTAATTTCCTCTCTTGAAGGGGTGGAAAGTGTAGAGGTAAGTCTTGAGGAGAACAATGCTACTGTTAGTTTCGATCCTGAAAAAGTAACTCTTGATGAGATCAAACAGGCAGTTGAAGATGCCGGTTACGATACCCGTGAAGATAGCGGTTCAGAAGATCCATCAGAAATATCGACAAGAAGCTCAACTGAGACTCCATCAGAAGAGCCTGTAGAAGAGCCTGTAGAAGAGCCTGTAGAAGATACCACAGGGAAACCCGCGGATTCTACATTAAAAGTTACAGGTATGACCTGTGCTGCCTGTGCATTACGCATAGAAGATGCACTGAAGAAACAACCCGGTGTCCTTTCGGCGACTGTCAACCTCCCGCTTGAAAAAGCATCTGTGACCTATGACCCAAAGCTGATAACCACTAATAAACTAGAAGATACGATCGTAGACACAGGTTATGGAGTACTGAAAGATGAGATCGATTTTGATGTGGGAGGCATGGCCTGTGCTGCATGTGCGTCTAACATCGAACGTGCTCTACGGAAACTTGATGGTGTAAGTAATGCCAGTGTGAATTTCCCAATGTCAAGTGCGCATGCTGAATATGATTCCTCAAAGGTTTCTGTCGCTGACATGCTTAGCGCTATAGATGGGATCGGCTATACAGCATCCGTAAAGAAGGAAGGAAGACCTGCTGATCGTGAACAGGCTGCAAGGGACCTGGAGATCACTCACCAGAGGAACAATCTGCTAATTGCTTTCCTATTGACAATCCCGATCGCTCTTGGTGGAATGAGTGGGGGATTCCCACAGTATCTTTATTTTGTACCTCCTATACTTGCTGACAGGATTGTACTTTTTGTCCTTACTACTATAGTAATGGCTTTCCCGGGAAGGCAGTATTTTGTTGGTGCCTACAAAGGACTTCGACATGGTTCAGCTGATATGAACCTTTTGATAGCAACGGGTACTGGTGCTGCTTATACCATCAGTGTTGTGACAAGTTTCATCGATCTGGGACCGGGATACCAGCATACTTTCTTCGATTCAGCTGCAATGCTAATCACTTTCATAACCTTTGGACGTTACCTCGAAGCAAAGGCAAGAGGCAGAACATCTGAAGCTATCAGGAAGCTTATCGGACTGCAGGCAAGGACTGCAAGAGTCATGAAGAATGGCGAAGAGATCGAAGTAGCTGTGGAAGATGTGGTCACTGGAGACATTGTTGTTGTCAGGCCGGGAGAGAAACTACCGGTGGATGGTATCGTGACCGAAGGTACATCTTCCATCGACGAATCCATGATAACCGGTGAAAGCATTCCTGTTGAGAAGAATGTAGGTGACCAGATAATAGGTGCTACTGTTAATGGTACCGGTTCTTTCAGGTTCGAGGCTACAAAAGTAGGTGCTGATACTGCACTTTCACAGATCATCAAGCTGGTGGAAGATGCACAGACATCCAAGGCACCTATCCAGAGAATAGCTGACTTTGTTGCCGGTCGCTTCATTGTCGCAGTCATAGCAATTGCTTTACTTTCATTCCTGTTCTGGCTTTTTATCGGATACAACATGTTCGATGTTGGACAGTATTCTGTAATCACAAGTCCGTTCCTGTTCTCACTTCTGATCGGAATAACAGTTCTTGTGATATCCTGCCCCTGTGCTGTGGGACTTGCAACTCCGGTGGCCATAATGGTAGGTACCGGAAAAGGAGCTGAGAATGGTATCCTTATCAAGGGTGGTGAAGCACTTGAGGTCAGCCGCAAGATCAATACTATAATATTTGACAAGACAGGTACGCTTACAGAAGGAAAACCTGTATTAACTGATATTATCGCTTTTGGAGAACACACTGAAGATGAAGTGCTTTCCCTTGCAGCTACTACGGAGAAGGGATCCGAACATCCTCTGGGCGAAGCTATCGTGAACGCTGCTGTAGATAAAAGCGTCCCTATACTTGATGTTTCATCCTTTGACTCCATCCCGGGACATGGTGTAAAGGCAGTGATCAAAGAGCAGGAAGTACTGCTGGGTACCAGAAAGCTCATGGCTGACAGCAATGTTGACGTTTCTTCCCTTACTGGCAGGCTTGAAGAGCTTGAACATCAGGGCAAGACCGCTATGTTGGTCTCAGTTGATGGCAATGCAACAGGCATCGTAGCGGTAGCAGATACTCTCAAGGCAAATTCCATAGAGGCTGTTTCCAGGCTCAAAGAGATGGGACTTGAAGTTGTGATGATTACAGGAGATAATAGCAGGACCGCATCAGCAATTGCATCTAAAGCTGGTATTGATCGTGTTCTCTCTGAAGTGTTACCTGAAGACAAAGCCGCTGAGGTCAGGAAACTTCAGGATGAAGGAAAGACAGTTGCAATGGTCGGTGACGGTATCAATGATGCACCTGCACTTACCCAGGCGGAAGTAGGGATCGCCATGGGAGCCGGTACAGATGTGGCTATTGAGTCAGCACAGATCGTGCTTATCAGGAACGACCTGCTTGATGTGGTAGCTTCCCTGCGCTTAAGCCGCCTGACCATGAGAAAGATAAAGCAGAACCTGTTCTGGGCCTTTGGGTACAACAGTCTTGGTATCCCGATCGCTGCAGGTGTTCTTTATCCTGTTTTCCATCAGGTACTTGTGACCCCTGCAATGGCAGCAGCCTTCATGGCAATGAGCTCGGTGTCTGTTGTGACGAACTCACTGCTGATGAAAAGAAGCAGAATAAAATGA